Proteins encoded within one genomic window of Kibdelosporangium phytohabitans:
- a CDS encoding GIY-YIG nuclease family protein — protein sequence MIAIQPDCPFRLQVLWRYPDGGVDLETALHREFKHYRLHHEWFDFGDEDPVAARGRSHLVVVMVVVTFAQRRWRGLWEGREIAVYQA from the coding sequence ATCATCGCAATCCAGCCCGATTGCCCTTTTCGCCTACAGGTCCTGTGGCGGTACCCGGACGGCGGCGTCGACCTCGAAACAGCCCTTCACCGCGAGTTCAAGCACTACCGCCTCCACCACGAGTGGTTCGACTTCGGCGATGAGGACCCCGTAGCAGCTAGAGGTCGATCTCATCTGGTCGTGGTGATGGTGGTGGTGACATTCGCTCAGCGTCGATGGCGTGGTCTGTGGGAGGGTCGGGAGATAGCGGTGTACCAGGCGTAG